Proteins encoded by one window of Lates calcarifer isolate ASB-BC8 linkage group LG7_1, TLL_Latcal_v3, whole genome shotgun sequence:
- the LOC108872448 gene encoding protein CEBPZOS isoform X1 produces MPMSHKPLEPLAKKLMKGVIVLELLGVFGAFGLFHTMDNSQDFRNTMKRRFPSILEVYYKSNEWGGVYGIRERDQEAWSAKRD; encoded by the exons ATGCCG ATGTCTCACAAACCTCTGGAGCCTCTGGCCAAGAAACTCATGAAGGGGGTGATCGTTCTGGAGCTGCTGGGCGTGTTCGGGGCCTTTGGCCTTTTTCACACGATGGACAACAGCCAag ATTTCAGGAACACCATGAAGAGGAGGTTTCCATCGATCCTGGAGG TTTACTACAAGTCCAACGAGTGGGGGGGGGTCTACGGCATCCGAGAGCGAGACCAGGAAGCCTGGTCGGCCAAGCGGGACTGA
- the LOC108872448 gene encoding protein CEBPZOS isoform X2, whose amino-acid sequence MSHKPLEPLAKKLMKGVIVLELLGVFGAFGLFHTMDNSQDFRNTMKRRFPSILEVYYKSNEWGGVYGIRERDQEAWSAKRD is encoded by the exons ATGTCTCACAAACCTCTGGAGCCTCTGGCCAAGAAACTCATGAAGGGGGTGATCGTTCTGGAGCTGCTGGGCGTGTTCGGGGCCTTTGGCCTTTTTCACACGATGGACAACAGCCAag ATTTCAGGAACACCATGAAGAGGAGGTTTCCATCGATCCTGGAGG TTTACTACAAGTCCAACGAGTGGGGGGGGGTCTACGGCATCCGAGAGCGAGACCAGGAAGCCTGGTCGGCCAAGCGGGACTGA
- the LOC108872443 gene encoding zinc finger protein 93, producing MKEEKRDPDFIEQNKFKSRIKEENQDPDFIDQELLKTEIKEENWDPDFVDQGLYKSEIKEENQDPDFTEQGKLKTEIKEENRDPDFIDQEHNKIGMREENQDPAPRSNEPAAPAGLQKHRHTKSHQEIHTKDKKHICDHCGKTFKTSTTTHQRLHSEGKPYSCDQCGGAFKMLFYLQVQQHLHSGEKPYSCDQCGGAFKTAVYLKVHRRIHTGEKLHSCDQCGKAFTTSGALGKHKRIHSGEKRYCCDQCGGLFSWSWSLRDHQRIHTGENPYSCEKCGKAYKSSSSLNKHKRTHNKVRPSNTQQQAIVFPQSYILIGQPCIILQTNQTPVTNVNVDI from the exons ATGAAGGAGGAGAAACGTGACCCGGATTTCATTGAACAGAACAAATTCAAGAGTCGGATTAAGGAGGAGAATCAGGATCCGGATTTCATCGATCAGGAACTCCTCAAGACCGAGATTAAGGAGGAGAACTGGGACCCGGATTTCGTTGACCAGGGACTCTACAAGAGCGAGATTAAGGAAGAGAACCAGGACCCGGATTTCACTGAACAAGGAAAATTAAAGACCGAGATTAAGGAGGAGAACCGGGACCCAGATTTCATCGACCAGGAACACAACAAGATCGGCATGAGAGAGGAGAATCAGGACCCGGCCCCCCGGAGCAACGAGCCCGCTGCTCCCGCCGGTCTACAG aaacatagacacacaaagAGTCACCAGGAAATTCACACTAAAGATAAGAAGCATATCTGTGACCATTGTGGGAAGACTTTTAAGACTTCAACTACTACCCACCAACGCCTTCACAGTGAAGGGAAACCGTACAGCTGTGATCAGTGTGGAGGAGCTTTTAAGATGTTGTTTTATCTACAAGTTCAACAACACCTTCACAGTGGAGAGAAACCGTACAGCTGTGATCAGTGTGGAGGAGCTTTTAAGACGGCAGTTTATCTAAAAGTTCACCGACGTattcacactggagagaaactgCACAGTTGTGATCAGTGTGGAAAAGCTTTTACAACATCTGGTGCTTTAGGAAAACACAAACGTATTCACAGTGGCGAGAAACGGTACTGTTGTGACCAGTGTGGAGGTCTTTTCTCATGGTCATGGAGTCTACGAGACCACCAACGCATTCACACCGGAGAGAACCCCTACAGCTGTGAGAAATGTGGAAAAGCTTACAAGTCCTCAAGTAgcttaaataaacacaaacgCACTCACAATAAAGTGCGACCATCAAACACCCAACAACAAGCTATAGTTTTTCCTCAGTCATATATTTTAATAGGACAACCATGTATCATACtgcagacaaaccaaacacctGTGACAAACGTCAATGTTGATATTTGA
- the LOC127142635 gene encoding zinc finger protein ZFP2 yields the protein MEENHDPDLIGQDHYGTKIKKENQDPDYIEQERHKTEMKEENQDPNFADHEYYKIVIKEENLDPDFIDQEHLKTEMKEENQDPDFIEQEYNKTGMKEENQDADFIEQDHYATGMKVENQDPDFIDQEHYKTVVKEENQDPNFIDQDNINTGMRVENQDPDFEPAAPTGLQRHKNIHQIIHKKHSCDQCGKTFTTSSNLKTHQRVHTGERPYSCNQCGAAFKTSSYLKIHQRTHTGERPHSCDQCGAAFKTSSYLKIHQRIHTGEKPYSCDQCEAVFSQPGALKSHQHFHTGKKPYSCDKCGKTFSFGYDFRRHQLSHTGEKPHVCDECGKAFSQSYQLRTHQSVHTGEKPYRCDTCGKAFARAYRFKRHQSIHTGEKPYSCDKCGKAFFQARSLKRHQRFHDKDKPYSCDKCGKTFVLAYDFRRHQRSHTGEKSHTCDKCGKSFFELHYLKAHQRIHTGEKPYSCEQCGKTFATSSCLKKHQRIHTGEKPYGCNQCGALFSWLEGLKNHQHVHTGEKPYSCEQCGKAYTSSSSLYKHQSIHTREGQYRCDQCGAAFNRSCYLKIHQRIHTTKKSVQL from the exons ATGGAGGAGAACCACGACCCGGATTTGATCGGTCAGGATCACTACGGGACCAAAATAAAGAAGGAGAACCAGGACCCGGATTACATCGAACAGGAACGCCACAAGACCGAAATGAAGGAGGAGAACCAAGACCCGAATTTCGCCGACCACGAATACTACAAGATCGTGATTAAGGAGGAGAATCTGGACCCCGATTTCATCGACCAGGAACACCTCAAGACCGAAATGAAGGAGGAGAACCAGGATCCGGATTTCATAGAACAGGAATACAATAAGACTgggatgaaggaggagaacCAGGACGCGGATTTTATCGAACAGGATCACTACGCGACCGGGATGAAGGTGGAGAACCAGGACCCGGATTTCATTGACCAGGAACACTACAAGACCGTGGTGAAAGAGGAGAACCAGGACCCGAATTTCATCGACCAGGACAACATAAATACCGGCATGAGGGTGGAGAACCAGGACCCGGACTTCGAGCCCGCTGCTCCCACCGGTTTACAG agacacaaaaatattcatcagATAATTCACAAGAAGCATAGCTGTGACCAATGTGGGAAGACTTTTACAACTTCAAGTAATTTAAAAACCCACCAACGTgttcacacaggagagagaccGTACAGCTGTAATCAGTGTGGGGCAGCTTTTAAGACATCATCTTATCTAAAAATTCACCAACGCactcacacaggagagagaccACACAGCTGTGATCAGTGTGGAGCAGCTTTTAAGACATCATCTTATCTAAAAATTCACCAGCGCattcacacaggagagaaaccctACAGCTGTGACCAATGTGAAGCAGTTTTTTCACAGCCAGGGGCTTTAAAAAGCCATCAACACTTTCATACTGGGAAGAAACCATACAGCTGTGACAAATgtgggaaaacattttcttttggaTATGATTTCAGAAGACATCAACTTAGTCATACTGGAGAGAAACCACACGTCTGTGATGAGTGTGGGAAGGCTTTTTCTCAGTCATACCAGTTAAGAACGCATCAAAGTGTTCATACTGGAGAGAAGCCATACAGGTGTGACACATGTGGGAAAGCTTTTGCTCGGGCATATCGCTTCAAAAGACATCAAAGTATCCATACTGGGGAGAAGCCATACAGCTGTGACAAATGTGGGAAGGCTTTTTTCCAGGCACGCTCTTTAAAAAGACACCAGCGTTTTCATGACAAAGATAAACCTTACAGCTGTGACAAATGTgggaaaacatttgttttggcATATGATTTCAGAAGACATCAACGTAgtcacactggagagaaatcACACACCTGTGATAAATGTGGGAAATCTTTCTTTGAACTACATTACTTAAAAGCCCACCAACGCattcacactggagagaaaccataCAGCTGTGAGCAATGTGGAAAAACGTTTGCCACAtcaagttgtttaaaaaaacaccaacGCATCCACACCGGGGAGAAACCATATGGTTGCAACCAATGTGGAGCTCTTTTCTCATGGTTAGAGGGTCTGAAAAACCACCAACACgttcacactggagagaaaccataTAGTTGTGAGCAATGTGGAAAAGCTTACACGTCTTCAAGTAGCCTATATAAACACCAAAGCATTCACACTAGGGAGGGACAGTATAGATGTGATCAGTGTGGGGCAGCTTTTAACAGGTCATGCTACCTAAAAATCCACCAACGTATTCACACTACAAAAAAAAGTGTACAGCTGTGA
- the LOC108872447 gene encoding zinc finger protein 431 — MKEEKRDPDFIEQNKFKSRIKEENQDPDFIDQEHNKSRMKEENQDPDFIEQGKLKTEIKEENWDPDFVDQELYKSRMKEENQDPDFFEQGKLKTEIKEENWDPNFVDQGLYKSEIKEENWDPDFVDQELFKSEIKEENQDPDFVDQEYYKISMREENQDPDFTDQEHSKIGTREENQDPDFTDQEHNKIGMREENQDSGPRSNEAAAPTGLQKRKRTKSHQKSHTKEKRHICDHCGKTFKTSTTLKTHQRLHSGEKPYSCDQCGAAYSILEHLKSHQRSHSDERPHSCDQCGAAFKTAFCLKVHQRIHTGEKPYSCDQCEKAFTTSGALGKHKRIHSGEKRYCCDQCGGLFSWSWSLRDHQRIHTGENPYSCEKCGKAYKSLSSLHKHKRSHNRVRPSNSVQREAAFNRSGQLNTQQAIVFPQSYILIGQPCIILQTNQTPVTNVNVDNRENTKWRQQRKQQLHYWSNMKEEKRDPDFIEQNKFKSRIKEENQDPDFIDQEHNKSRMKEENQDPDFTEQGKLKIEIKEENWDPNFVDQGLYKSEVKEENRDPDFVDRNLFKSEIKEENRDPDFIDQEHNKIGMREENQDPDPRSNEPAAPAGLQEQRHTKSQQVTQTRKKHRCDECGKTCRTPSALKTHQHVHTGEKPYSCEECGAAFSISSYLKIHRRIHSGERPYSCDQCGAGFSRSEALKSHRRIHTGEKPYSCDQCGKAFTTSDALKKHKRVHSGEKRYCCEQCGALFSWAENLRDHQRIHTGENPYSCEKCGKAYKSSSSLNKHKRTHNKVRPSNTQQQGIVFPQSYILIGQPCIILQTNQTPVTNVNVDI, encoded by the exons ATGAAGGAGGAGAAACGTGACCCGGATTTCATTGAACAGAACAAATTCAAGAGTCGCATTAAGGAGGAGAATCAGGATCCGGATTTCATCGACCAGGAACACAACAAGAgcaggatgaaggaggagaacCAGGACCCGGATTTCATTGAACAGGGCAAATTAAAGACCGAGATTAAGGAGGAGAACTGGGATCCGGATTTCGTCGACCAGGAACTCTACAAGAgcaggatgaaggaggagaacCAGGACCCGGATTTCTTTGAACAGGGCAAATTAAAGACCGAGATTAAGGAGGAGAACTGGGACCCGAATTTCGTCGACCAGGGACTCTACAAGAGCGAGATTAAAGAAGAAAACTGGGACCCGGATTTCGTCGACCAGGAACTCTTCAAGAGCGAGATTAAGGAAGAGAACCAGGACCCGGATTTCGTTGACCAGGAATACTATAAAATCAGCATGAGAGAGGAGAACCAAGACCCGGATTTTACCGACCAGGAACACAGCAAGATCGGCACGAGAGAGGAGAACCAGGATCCGGATTTCACCGACCAGGAACACAACAAGATCGGCATGAGAGAGGAGAACCAGGACTCGGGCCCCCGGAGCAACGAGGCCGCTGCTCCCACCGGTCTACAG AAGCGGAAACGCACAAAGAGTCATCAGAAAAGTCACACTAAAGAGAAGAGGCATATCTGTGACCATTGTGGGAAGACTTTTAAGACTTCAACTACTTTAAAAACCCACCAGCGCCTTCACAGTGGAGAGAAACCGTACAGCTGTGATCAGTGTGGAGCAGCCTATAGCATCTTAGAACACCTAAAAAGCCACCAACGCAGTCACAGTGATGAGAGACCGCACAGCTGCGATCAATGTGGAGCAGCTTTTAAGACGGCATTTTGTCTAAAGGTTCACCAACGCATTCACACGGGAGAGAAACCGTACAGCTGTGATCAGTGTGAAAAAGCTTTTACAACATCTGGTGCTTTAGGAAAACACAAACGTATTCACAGTGGAGAGAAACGGTACTGTTGTGACCAGTGTGGAGGTCTTTTCTCATGGTCATGGAGTCTACGAGACCACCAACGCATTCACACTGGAGAGAACCCCTACAGCTGTGAGAAATGTGGAAAAGCTTACAAGTCCTTGAGTAGCTTACATAAGCACAAACGCAGTCACAATAGAGTGCGACCATCAAACAGCGTCCAGCGCGAGGCAGCTTTTAATAGGTCAGGTCAGCTAAACACCCAACAAGCTATAGTTTTTCCTCAGTCATATATTTTAATAGGACAACCATGTATCATACtgcagacaaaccaaacacctGTGACAAATGTCAATGTTGATA ACCGCGAGAACACAAAGTGGCGGCAACAAAGAAAGCAACAACTTCACTACTGGAGCAACATGAAGGAGGAGAAACGTGACCCGGATTTTATTGAACAGAACAAATTCAAGAGTCGGATTAAGGAGGAGAATCAGGATCCGGATTTCATCGACCAAGAACACAACAAGAgcaggatgaaggaggagaacCAGGACCCGGATTTCACTGAACAGGGCAAATTAAAGATCGAGATTAAGGAGGAGAACTGGGACCCGAATTTCGTCGACCAGGGACTCTACAAGAGCGAAGTTAAGGAAGAGAACCGGGACCCGGATTTCGTCGACAGGAACCTCTTCAAGAGCGAGATTAAGGAGGAGAACCGGGACCCAGATTTCATCGACCAGGAACACAACAAGATCGGCATGAGAGAGGAGAATCAGGACCCGGACCCCCGGAGCAACGAGCCCGCTGCTCCCGCCGGTCTACAG gagcagagacacacaaagagtCAGCAGGTAACTCAAACAAGGAAGAAGCATAGATGTGACGAATGTGGGAAGACTTGTAGGACCCCGAGTGCTCTAAAAACCCACCAACATGTTCACACTGGGGAGAAACCATACAGCTGTGAGGAGTGTGGAGCAGCCTTTAGTATTTCAAGTTACCTAAAAATCCACCGGCGCAttcacagtggagagagacCGTACAGCTGTGATCAATGTGGAGCAGGTTTTTCACGGTCTGAGGCTCTAAAAAGCCATCGACGTattcacactggagagaaaccgTACAGCTGTGATCAGTGTGGAAAAGCTTTTACGACATCtgatgctttaaaaaaacacaaacgtGTTCACAGTGGAGAGAAACGGTACTGTTGCGAGCAATGTGGAGCTCTTTTCTCATGGGCGGAGAATCTAAGAGACCACCAACGCATTCACACTGGAGAGAACCCCTACAGCTGTGAGAAATGTGGAAAAGCTTACAAGTCCTCGAGTAgcttaaataaacacaaacgCACTCACAATAAAGTGCGACCATCAAACACCCAACAACAAGGTATAGTTTTTCCTCAGTCATATATTTTAATAGGACAACCATGTATCATACtgcagacaaaccaaacacctGTGACAAACGTCAATGTTGATATTTGA